gagagagagagagagagagagagagagagagagagagagagagagagagagagagagagagagagagaagagcgagaaattaAACCTTGCTAAGAGGGAAATATCCCGGAGTAGTTGTATTTACTTTGACTATCGAGCCAAGAGCAAACAATAAGGACGGGAAATGAGACAGAGCATCGTAGACAGGCTGTGACGGGACCTTGTCCCCAGACTGTGACGGGACCTCGTCCACAGGCGGTGACGGGACCTCGTCCACAGGCTGTGACGGGACCTCGTCCACAGGCTGTGACGGGACCTCGTCCACAGGCTGTGACGGGACCTTGTCCACAGACTGTGACGGGACCTCGTCCACAGGCTGTGACGGGACCTCGTCCACAGGCGGTGACGGGACCTCGTCCACAGGCTGTGACGGGACCTCGTCCATAGGCTGTGACGGGACCTCGTCCACAGGCTGTGACGGGACCTCGTCCACAGGCTGTGACGGGACCTTGTCCACAGACTGTGACGGGACCTCGTCCACAGGCTGTGACGGGACCTCGTCCACAGGCTGTGATGGGACCTTGTCCACAGACTGTGACGGGACCTCGTCCACAGGCTGTGACGGGACCTCGTCCACAGGCTGTGACGGGACCTTGTCCACAGACTGTGACGGGACCTCGTCCACAGGCTGTGACGGGACCTCGTCCACAGGCTGTGATGGGACCTTGTCCACAGACTGTGACGGGACCTCGTCCACAGGCGGTGAAGGGACCTCGTCCACAGGCGGTGACGGGACCTCGTCCACAGGCTGTGACGGGACCTCGTCCACAGGCTGTGACGGGACCTCGTCCACAGGCTGTGACGGGACCTCGTCCACAGGCTGTGACGGGACCTC
This DNA window, taken from Procambarus clarkii isolate CNS0578487 chromosome 40, FALCON_Pclarkii_2.0, whole genome shotgun sequence, encodes the following:
- the LOC138372792 gene encoding fibrous sheath CABYR-binding protein-like, which gives rise to MNDGTSAKLLFPSQPVDEVPSQPVDEVPSQPVDEVPSQPVDEVPSQPVDEVPSPPVDEVPSPPVDEVPSQSVDKVPSQPVDEVPSQPVDEVPSQSVDKVPSQPVDEVPSQPVDEVPSQSVDKVPSQPVDEVPSQPVDEVPSQSVDKVPSQPVDEVPSQPVDEVPSQPMDEVPSQPVDEVPSPPVDEVPSQPVDEVPSQSVDKVPSQPVDEVPSQPVDEVPSQPVDEVPSPPVDEVPSQSGDKVPSQPVYDALSHFPSLLFALGSIVKVNTTTPGYFPLSKV